A single Chryseobacterium sp. DNA region contains:
- the egtB gene encoding ergothioneine biosynthesis protein EgtB — MTPDTATQDIVKKYTDIRRHSEEICAPLEIEDYVVQPIVDVSPPKWHLGHTTWFFETFILLPNFPGYQVFDPQYNFVFNSYYETIGARVIRTDRGNLSRPSVSDIYQYRKYVDEQMKAFLQSEWMTQSIEPLLELGLNHEQQHQELLMTDIKYILGHNPLFPAYTKDKKTIKPDAEDLQMLRFSEGVYEVGFKGEGFCFDNELGRHKVYLTDFEIADRLVTNREYLEFMEDNGYGNFKYWHADGWDWVKQNQAKSPLYWHFIDGKWMNYTWNGLEEIKPDDAVCHINFYEASAFASWKGMRLPTEEEWEVASSHFDWGIRWEWTNSAYLPYPHFKKEAGAVGEYNGKFMINQMVLRGASEATPPGHSRNTYRNFFQAYLKWQFTGIRLAQ, encoded by the coding sequence ATGACACCAGACACCGCAACACAAGATATTGTGAAAAAATATACGGATATCCGCAGACATTCAGAAGAAATCTGTGCCCCGTTGGAAATTGAAGATTATGTAGTACAGCCGATTGTTGATGTAAGTCCGCCCAAATGGCATCTTGGCCACACCACATGGTTTTTTGAGACGTTCATTCTCCTCCCGAACTTTCCGGGTTACCAGGTTTTTGACCCGCAGTATAATTTTGTTTTTAACAGCTACTATGAGACCATTGGTGCAAGAGTGATCCGTACGGACCGCGGAAACCTCAGCCGTCCTTCAGTCTCGGATATTTACCAATACAGGAAATATGTAGATGAGCAGATGAAAGCTTTTCTTCAAAGCGAATGGATGACTCAGTCTATTGAACCTTTATTGGAATTGGGATTGAACCATGAGCAGCAGCATCAGGAGCTATTAATGACCGATATTAAATATATCCTGGGCCACAATCCGCTTTTTCCTGCCTATACAAAGGATAAAAAAACTATAAAACCGGATGCTGAAGACCTGCAGATGCTCAGGTTTTCTGAAGGAGTGTATGAAGTAGGTTTTAAGGGGGAAGGATTCTGTTTTGACAATGAGCTGGGAAGACATAAGGTATACCTTACAGATTTTGAAATTGCCGATCGGCTGGTGACCAATCGTGAATACCTTGAATTTATGGAAGATAACGGCTACGGCAATTTTAAATACTGGCACGCCGACGGATGGGACTGGGTAAAACAGAACCAGGCAAAATCCCCGTTATATTGGCATTTTATCGATGGAAAATGGATGAATTATACCTGGAATGGTTTGGAAGAAATAAAACCTGATGATGCAGTCTGCCATATTAATTTCTATGAAGCTTCAGCGTTTGCCTCCTGGAAAGGCATGCGCCTTCCTACTGAAGAAGAATGGGAGGTTGCCTCCAGTCATTTCGATTGGGGAATTCGCTGGGAATGGACCAATTCAGCCTATCTTCCTTACCCTCATTTTAAAAAAGAAGCAGGTGCCGTTGGAGAATACAATGGAAAATTCATGATCAATCAAATGGTTTTGCGTGGCGCTTCCGAAGCAACACCTCCCGGACACAGCAGAAATACCTATCGTAATTTTTTCCAGGCCTATCTGAAGTGGCAGTTTACAGGAATCAGGCTTGCCCAATAA
- the egtD gene encoding L-histidine N(alpha)-methyltransferase: MNLQIHPLSKARNSHHDHFRREVLEGLKSTPKRLSSKYFYDKTGDRLFQEIMAMPEYYLTRCELDIFKNKTGELADLVIPENEPFDLIELGAGDAMKSTFLLRHLVEKGARFTYMPIDISGNILSILNEKLSSQFPALEINCLEGDYFEMLQKAASLSDRRKVVLFLGSNIGNMTVEEAESFCLHLNRNLSSGDRVLIGFDLKKNPHVILNAYNDKKGITASFNLNLLSRINRELKGNFDPEQFQHYQTYDPVSGACKSFLISLKKQQVMIGNDPVAFEENELIDMEISQKFSEEQIRALGEKSGFTMAGEIRDSKNWFVDTIWQVK, encoded by the coding sequence ATGAATTTACAGATCCATCCGCTTTCCAAAGCCCGGAATTCTCATCATGACCACTTTCGCAGAGAGGTGCTGGAAGGCTTAAAAAGTACCCCCAAACGGCTATCATCAAAATATTTTTACGATAAGACCGGTGACCGCCTTTTTCAGGAGATCATGGCAATGCCTGAATATTACCTTACCCGCTGCGAACTGGATATTTTCAAAAATAAAACAGGAGAACTGGCGGACCTGGTCATCCCTGAAAATGAGCCTTTTGATCTGATTGAACTGGGAGCAGGAGATGCCATGAAGTCCACGTTTTTACTCCGCCATCTCGTAGAAAAAGGGGCCAGATTCACCTATATGCCCATTGATATTTCCGGAAATATCCTTTCCATACTCAATGAAAAATTAAGCAGCCAGTTTCCGGCCCTTGAAATAAACTGCCTGGAAGGAGACTATTTTGAGATGCTTCAAAAGGCGGCTTCCCTGTCAGACAGAAGAAAAGTTGTTTTATTTCTGGGAAGCAATATTGGAAATATGACGGTGGAAGAAGCTGAAAGTTTCTGTTTGCATCTGAACCGGAACCTGTCTTCAGGAGACCGGGTATTGATCGGTTTTGACCTGAAGAAAAATCCTCACGTTATTTTAAACGCCTATAATGATAAGAAAGGCATTACCGCTTCATTTAATCTTAATCTTCTGTCCCGTATCAACAGGGAGCTCAAAGGAAATTTTGATCCGGAACAGTTTCAGCATTACCAGACTTATGATCCTGTAAGCGGAGCCTGCAAAAGTTTTCTGATAAGCCTTAAAAAACAACAGGTAATGATTGGAAATGATCCTGTTGCATTTGAAGAAAATGAATTGATTGACATGGAAATTTCTCAGAAATTCTCTGAAGAACAAATCAGAGCATTGGGTGAGAAATCAGGCTTTACAATGGCCGGAGAGATCAGAGATTCTAAAAACTGGTTTGTAGACACCATCTGGCAGGTAAAATAA
- a CDS encoding AraC family ligand binding domain-containing protein, with amino-acid sequence MKKMIPSHHNQLENSAVRLMPLSVFHEKQTEIHRDDHYMFILQQKGDFVIEVDFNRVELKGPSVCFVGPGQIHRYIQQNNNEGWFLFVGAEAVTGHCREILDTYQWIHQSVDMDANDLIFDFPPLLEKTEKDKTCHDPSVGRSLAASAIGIIISRISEAPMSGLQNNGQKYSITRQFKKLIADHFIIKKQVQQYAPLLSITAIQ; translated from the coding sequence ATGAAAAAGATGATTCCTTCCCACCATAATCAGCTTGAAAATTCAGCGGTCAGACTGATGCCCTTATCCGTGTTTCATGAAAAGCAGACAGAGATTCACCGGGATGATCATTATATGTTTATCTTGCAGCAGAAAGGAGACTTTGTTATCGAAGTGGATTTCAATAGGGTGGAACTTAAAGGACCTTCAGTCTGTTTTGTAGGGCCGGGACAGATTCACAGGTATATTCAGCAGAACAATAATGAGGGCTGGTTTTTATTTGTGGGAGCCGAAGCTGTTACCGGGCACTGCCGGGAAATACTGGACACCTATCAATGGATCCATCAATCGGTTGATATGGATGCCAATGATCTGATCTTTGATTTTCCTCCGTTACTTGAAAAAACAGAAAAAGATAAAACATGTCATGATCCTTCTGTAGGGCGGTCTTTAGCAGCTTCTGCAATAGGGATAATCATTTCCAGGATTTCCGAAGCTCCGATGTCCGGACTTCAGAATAATGGCCAGAAATATTCGATTACAAGACAGTTCAAAAAGCTTATTGCAGACCACTTTATAATCAAAAAGCAAGTACAGCAGTACGCACCATTGCTCAGCATCACTGCCATACAATAG
- a CDS encoding FAD-dependent monooxygenase, with amino-acid sequence MGIYWKSGSFWITFSRFLPLFGGGDLLLYSGAIRQWHPELRALFEHADRTSLSATAIRSSLPKEKWKSGRITALGDAVHTMSPAGGAVANTAFMDAALLTENICKALKDNSSIVLAVAHYEEKMRVYNNQAIEISLRGGEILHGSNES; translated from the coding sequence TTGGGCATTTATTGGAAATCCGGAAGCTTTTGGATTACCTTCAGCAGATTTCTACCATTATTCGGGGGAGGAGATCTTCTCCTGTATTCAGGAGCCATCAGACAATGGCATCCTGAACTCAGAGCATTATTCGAACATGCTGACAGGACCTCCTTATCTGCCACCGCGATCCGCTCCTCTTTACCAAAAGAAAAATGGAAGTCCGGCAGGATTACTGCGCTGGGAGATGCGGTTCATACCATGAGTCCCGCCGGTGGTGCAGTTGCCAATACCGCATTTATGGATGCAGCTCTGCTAACGGAAAATATATGTAAGGCCCTGAAGGATAACAGCAGTATTGTACTGGCGGTTGCACATTATGAAGAAAAAATGAGGGTGTACAACAACCAGGCTATTGAAATATCTTTGCGGGGCGGAGAAATCCTTCATGGCTCCAATGAATCGTAA
- a CDS encoding ABC transporter permease/substrate-binding protein: MTHQSFWQFIIEQQEKLMTQVIQHLGLTFLSLLLAIAVGVPLGILITRKRKLSNPVLGIAGILQTIPSIALLGFMIPAFGIGAKPAIAALLIYALLPIIRNTYTGITGVDPTVVEAAKAMGMNRWQLLFKVELPLAMPVIMAGIRTAAVINVGVATLASFVAAGGLGEFIFGGISLNNTNMILAGAIPAALLAVFLDQMIALIQKSGYRLFQQLKYVIPVILIMVGAGYVFTSASDNKLKAGFTPEFMGRQDGDLGLRSIYGLHLNPLVVNDALMYKAVYEKELDLIDGYSTDGRIKAFDLYVLNDDKKIFPPYFAAPIIKTKTLEKFPGLEETLNLLAGQLNDSIMTDLNYRSDYLNQTPERIAKDFLIRNNLYKNPRNGNSGTIRIGSKIFGEQYILAEMYTMLIKGYTNYKVETKTGLGGTKICFDALVNEAIDFYPEYTGTGLLVLLKPTAENAKNAMQSADSTYRYVDAEFQKQYGIQWLQPLGFNNSYALMMRRKQSEDLGIKSISDLKRYFESK, translated from the coding sequence ATGACGCACCAGAGCTTTTGGCAGTTTATCATTGAACAGCAGGAAAAATTAATGACCCAGGTGATACAGCATCTAGGTCTTACCTTCCTGTCATTGCTTCTGGCCATCGCCGTTGGGGTACCTTTAGGGATTCTGATCACCCGAAAAAGAAAACTTTCAAACCCGGTATTGGGAATTGCCGGTATTTTGCAGACGATTCCCAGTATTGCGCTGCTGGGCTTTATGATCCCTGCTTTCGGAATCGGGGCAAAACCCGCCATCGCTGCACTGCTGATCTATGCTCTTTTACCCATTATCCGCAACACCTATACCGGAATAACGGGAGTAGACCCTACGGTCGTTGAAGCGGCAAAAGCAATGGGAATGAACAGATGGCAGCTCCTTTTTAAAGTGGAACTTCCTTTGGCAATGCCTGTCATCATGGCAGGAATAAGAACTGCTGCCGTGATCAATGTAGGAGTCGCCACCTTAGCCTCATTTGTTGCCGCCGGAGGGTTGGGAGAATTTATCTTTGGTGGAATTTCACTCAACAATACCAATATGATCTTGGCCGGTGCCATTCCGGCTGCATTACTGGCCGTTTTTCTGGACCAGATGATTGCTTTGATACAGAAATCAGGATACCGGCTGTTTCAACAATTGAAATATGTAATTCCGGTCATACTGATTATGGTTGGAGCGGGATATGTTTTCACATCTGCTTCAGACAATAAGCTTAAGGCGGGATTTACTCCGGAATTTATGGGAAGACAGGATGGAGACCTTGGCCTGCGCTCCATATATGGGCTCCACCTGAATCCTCTCGTTGTAAATGATGCCCTGATGTACAAAGCAGTCTATGAAAAAGAACTGGACCTGATTGACGGCTATTCTACGGACGGCAGAATTAAAGCTTTTGATCTTTATGTGCTGAATGATGATAAAAAAATATTTCCGCCGTATTTCGCTGCCCCGATCATTAAAACGAAAACCCTGGAAAAATTTCCCGGGCTTGAGGAAACCTTAAATCTTCTGGCCGGTCAGCTGAACGATTCGATCATGACCGATTTGAACTACAGGTCAGATTATCTCAATCAGACCCCGGAAAGGATCGCAAAGGATTTTTTAATCAGGAATAACCTTTATAAAAATCCCCGAAACGGAAATTCCGGAACGATCCGGATCGGCTCAAAGATCTTTGGGGAGCAGTACATCCTTGCGGAGATGTATACGATGCTGATTAAAGGCTATACCAACTATAAGGTAGAGACAAAAACAGGTCTGGGCGGTACTAAAATCTGTTTTGATGCCCTGGTGAATGAGGCCATCGATTTTTATCCGGAATATACGGGAACCGGGCTTCTGGTCCTTTTAAAACCTACGGCAGAAAACGCCAAAAATGCCATGCAAAGTGCTGACAGCACCTACCGGTATGTTGACGCAGAATTTCAAAAACAATATGGCATCCAATGGTTACAGCCCCTTGGGTTTAATAATTCCTATGCATTGATGATGCGCAGAAAACAATCTGAGGATCTCGGGATAAAAAGCATATCTGATCTTAAGAGGTATTTTGAAAGTAAGTAA
- a CDS encoding LytTR family DNA-binding domain-containing protein produces the protein MKTKIKCLLVDDEPISRDIIETYISRLPFLELSAVCEDAIDAIHYLSDNVVDIIFSDIQMPNMNGLDFIKSLQNKPAIIYVTAYNEYAIEGFNIGVVDFISKPIEFDRFVLAVNRAVDYLNKETKPVPEDRYSSQHIFIKSQGKNIRVNFSDIIFIESEKDYVYVHTVQQEYKTLMTLKSIENELDPKIFFKIQRSYIINLDYIHSFTGNLIELTNNKKLTVSPEKKEELFTILNIQK, from the coding sequence ATGAAAACAAAAATTAAATGCCTGCTTGTGGATGATGAGCCGATAAGCCGGGACATCATAGAAACCTATATCTCCCGGCTCCCTTTTTTAGAACTGTCAGCGGTCTGTGAAGACGCTATTGATGCCATACATTATCTGTCTGACAATGTGGTAGATATCATATTTTCCGATATCCAAATGCCGAATATGAACGGTCTTGATTTTATCAAATCTCTCCAAAATAAGCCGGCTATTATCTATGTGACGGCTTATAACGAATATGCCATTGAAGGTTTTAATATCGGTGTGGTGGATTTCATTTCCAAGCCGATCGAATTTGACCGGTTTGTACTGGCAGTGAACCGCGCTGTTGATTATTTAAATAAAGAAACTAAGCCTGTTCCGGAAGACCGGTACTCTTCCCAGCACATTTTTATTAAAAGCCAGGGAAAGAATATCCGGGTCAATTTTTCAGACATCATCTTTATAGAATCTGAAAAAGATTATGTATACGTTCACACGGTACAACAGGAATATAAAACACTGATGACCCTGAAGTCTATTGAAAATGAACTCGACCCTAAAATATTCTTTAAAATTCAAAGATCTTATATCATCAATCTGGACTATATTCACTCTTTTACCGGGAATCTTATTGAGCTTACCAACAATAAAAAACTGACCGTAAGCCCGGAGAAGAAAGAGGAATTATTTACGATCCTCAATATTCAGAAATAA
- a CDS encoding ABC transporter ATP-binding protein, translating into MITVESVSKYFNGNPAVNTISFQAYDQEIMVLLGTSGCGKTTTLKMINRLIEADSGNILINGKNIRDQKAEALRMGIGFVMQHSGLFPHYTVQQNIAVVPELLKWEKKKTERRTRELIAKLHLSGEVLSRFPHELSGGQQQRVGIARALIADTPILLMDEPFGALDNITKADIHSEFKSLEEIKNKTIILVTHDVQEAFELGHRICLMDKGKVIQTGTPKEMLYHPQNDFVRDFFAENRLLLEYKITALKDIGSFLSAEESYPEFGGTENTSIWAALQQLSSDPKKTEHYEMLIKAFNDYRKIQIV; encoded by the coding sequence ATGATAACAGTTGAATCAGTTTCAAAATATTTTAACGGAAACCCTGCAGTTAACACTATTTCCTTTCAGGCTTATGATCAGGAAATAATGGTACTTTTAGGGACGAGCGGCTGCGGTAAAACGACCACCTTAAAAATGATCAACCGGCTTATAGAAGCGGATTCGGGAAATATTCTGATTAACGGCAAAAACATCCGTGATCAGAAAGCAGAAGCGCTTCGGATGGGGATAGGTTTTGTGATGCAGCATTCCGGCTTATTCCCTCATTATACGGTTCAGCAGAATATCGCAGTCGTTCCCGAACTGCTGAAGTGGGAGAAAAAGAAAACCGAAAGGAGAACCCGCGAACTTATAGCTAAGCTTCATCTTTCCGGAGAGGTTCTTTCCCGTTTTCCCCATGAGTTAAGTGGCGGGCAGCAACAGAGGGTTGGGATTGCCAGGGCCCTGATTGCAGATACTCCCATTTTGCTGATGGATGAACCCTTCGGAGCTCTGGACAATATCACTAAAGCCGATATTCATTCGGAATTTAAATCGCTGGAAGAAATTAAAAACAAAACCATCATATTGGTTACCCATGATGTACAGGAGGCATTTGAACTGGGACACCGGATCTGTCTGATGGATAAAGGAAAAGTGATTCAGACGGGAACCCCAAAAGAAATGCTTTATCATCCCCAAAATGATTTTGTCCGTGATTTTTTTGCAGAAAACCGGCTTTTACTGGAGTATAAGATCACCGCATTAAAAGACATCGGCTCATTCCTCAGCGCGGAGGAATCCTATCCTGAATTTGGAGGTACAGAAAACACCAGTATCTGGGCGGCTTTACAGCAATTAAGCTCGGATCCCAAAAAGACAGAACATTACGAAATGCTGATCAAGGCATTTAATGATTACAGAAAAATACAGATTGTATGA
- a CDS encoding sensor histidine kinase, which yields MKKDNNQSPFDILLRIEKHYTPAVQLMSHLFVWASFIFILLCQYVYDLHIPAFTSLFLSVRVALCSSVVFYTFFYVLAPQITKYHKYYLFIVVLPLLVILWLLVNRFALTLGEELNIDTHILYRYLGKNYSPSYSEILTFKYILLNTPSVIFAISPFFFLKIIFDLTRLYLEKIKSEKEKYTLSIEKTNIEKQFLLAQLNPHFLFNTLNNIYGLIIKNDSRASKMVIDLSKIMKYTLYENNLEKVTLEKEISFMDHYFNINKTRYLPNVDLTFTQEIKQPITGFYIAPLITFVFLENAFKYGLQSKLNKFLHISIRIENGTFTFYIENDSDRLNCHHEKQKASGIGLQNVQQRLELIYPDKHTLVITEDAESFKVKLTITLE from the coding sequence ATGAAAAAAGACAATAACCAATCTCCATTCGACATCTTACTGCGCATAGAAAAACACTATACTCCTGCCGTTCAGCTGATGAGCCATTTGTTTGTATGGGCTTCTTTTATATTTATTTTACTGTGTCAGTATGTATATGATTTACATATTCCGGCATTCACCAGTTTATTTCTATCCGTACGGGTTGCGCTTTGTTCGTCAGTCGTTTTTTATACTTTTTTTTATGTACTGGCTCCGCAGATCACCAAGTACCACAAATATTATCTTTTTATCGTGGTATTGCCTTTGCTGGTCATTTTATGGCTGCTTGTCAACCGATTTGCGTTGACCCTTGGGGAAGAACTGAATATAGACACCCATATTCTGTACCGTTATTTAGGAAAAAACTACAGTCCTTCCTATTCGGAAATTTTAACGTTCAAATATATCCTCTTAAATACTCCGAGTGTAATTTTTGCGATCTCGCCTTTTTTCTTTTTAAAAATAATTTTTGATCTTACCAGACTGTATCTGGAAAAAATAAAATCTGAAAAGGAAAAATATACTTTAAGTATCGAAAAAACCAATATTGAAAAACAGTTTCTGCTGGCCCAGCTCAATCCGCATTTTCTCTTCAATACCCTTAACAATATTTACGGTTTAATTATAAAAAATGACAGCCGTGCTTCAAAAATGGTCATCGATCTCTCTAAAATCATGAAATATACGCTGTATGAAAATAACCTGGAGAAAGTGACGCTGGAAAAGGAGATTTCCTTTATGGATCATTATTTCAACATCAACAAAACCCGTTATTTACCAAATGTTGATCTCACGTTCACCCAGGAGATTAAGCAGCCCATTACAGGTTTTTATATTGCCCCGCTGATCACTTTTGTATTTCTGGAAAATGCGTTTAAATATGGACTGCAAAGCAAGCTGAATAAGTTTTTACACATCAGTATCCGCATTGAAAACGGCACCTTTACGTTTTATATTGAAAACGACAGTGACCGGCTTAATTGCCATCATGAAAAACAGAAAGCCTCCGGTATTGGCCTGCAAAACGTACAGCAAAGACTAGAACTTATATACCCTGATAAACATACTTTAGTGATCACAGAAGATGCGGAATCATTCAAAGTCAAACTAACTATAACCCTTGAATAA
- a CDS encoding lantibiotic dehydratase, with amino-acid sequence MGKKLHLADFGSYIIRKPAFPFTLLFEKDGTTKNMDDLISAFWEDETFRSAIYWSSSQLYEMMMKYQNNTLKSDKKARLFNTLKKYIIRTTTRGTPYGTFAGSTVSSFNTAEAEENSSRHTLYRKAHIDRTLFSKLIAGIESNGQLREKLKYRTNPTIYLQHLKYRYLAVTDNDYHLNSIDKTEFIDLVYRHASEKMLSISEMADLLPQEFDREKLMEFILELIDIQFLQSEISDTLYAPDELSTAENFLRPYTASAEAHFFYHLIRELQSTIEEIDRTPLPVIPFSQLYTIKAQLKHIGLEAEHLFHIDFRHSPADIEPLHTQLLKDIKAGINFLHQIKSEGNPAAAALNEFKKKFTSVYESQEIPLVQILDPDTGIGFPVNKGIGTHYNDVLIDKIATADIIAKDNKVWAPSWLIELIEKSKPGEPIDLALASVPKQENPASLPPTFYAMGNVLERQQFFLQSAGGTSAKTLLGRFTHLDCEIQKLYDDISVFEKAHNPEIITANIIFIPRGKAANVTRPMNTSEYEINIIGESLAENTKIRIEDLLVSIVGDEIILRSEKLDKRIVPVLSNAHNFHHSDTVVYKFLASLQHQHASPIGLNIDCVKSRKPYIPRIIYGNIILQRATWILFETDIRAINSSKNPVSALMDILRKLKTSQFVVFVKGDHELFIDTHNASYVEILADEIKKSETATLCEWLFQKPTDQNSYINQVLIPFKNPGAGKINPVLKIHSSDIQKTFLPGSKWFYFKIYCSATFSDILLSQVIAPLLDQWMEAKIIEKGFFIRYQDPDYHIRLRLLLSDEQYFASTVVSIHSRLKPFVEQNIIQKTKFSTYIRETERYGSRHMEDIESFFAYDSQLVFTMLAHEDFTEDIQLRTLLAVKNIDFLLSHFKLTAQEKLDFCKKMEQYFEREFRKEEKFNIYNEYRNISSALYSIMESSDYDSFFWERSMALQPLDLGTSNITSIIHMSTNRWFPAKQRLYEYLIYIFAGKYYQRIQSKNS; translated from the coding sequence TTGGGGAAAAAACTACATCTTGCAGATTTTGGGAGCTATATTATCCGAAAACCGGCTTTTCCTTTTACGTTACTTTTTGAAAAAGACGGGACGACCAAGAATATGGATGATTTAATTTCAGCATTCTGGGAAGACGAGACCTTCAGATCAGCTATTTACTGGAGTTCTTCACAGCTTTATGAAATGATGATGAAATATCAGAACAATACCTTAAAAAGTGACAAGAAGGCCAGGCTGTTCAATACTTTAAAAAAATACATCATCCGCACCACTACCAGAGGAACTCCGTACGGAACATTTGCCGGCAGCACTGTTTCTTCTTTCAATACCGCAGAGGCAGAGGAGAATAGCAGCCGTCATACCTTATACCGAAAGGCACATATTGACAGGACCTTATTTTCAAAACTCATTGCCGGCATAGAAAGCAATGGGCAGCTACGGGAAAAACTGAAATACCGGACCAATCCCACCATTTATCTGCAGCATTTAAAATACCGTTATCTGGCCGTTACCGATAATGATTACCATCTTAATTCTATAGACAAAACGGAGTTCATTGATCTTGTATACCGGCATGCATCGGAAAAAATGCTCAGTATTTCTGAAATGGCAGACCTCCTTCCCCAGGAATTTGACCGGGAAAAATTAATGGAGTTCATCCTGGAGCTGATCGATATACAGTTTCTGCAAAGCGAAATTTCAGATACCCTCTATGCCCCGGATGAGCTCAGCACTGCTGAAAATTTTCTCCGCCCTTATACAGCTTCTGCAGAAGCCCATTTTTTTTATCATTTAATCCGGGAACTTCAGTCTACCATTGAGGAAATAGACCGCACTCCCCTGCCGGTAATCCCCTTCAGCCAGCTATATACCATAAAAGCACAGCTAAAGCATATCGGACTGGAAGCTGAACATCTATTTCATATTGACTTCAGACATTCTCCTGCAGATATAGAGCCTCTCCACACTCAGCTTTTAAAAGACATTAAGGCCGGCATCAACTTTCTGCACCAGATAAAATCGGAGGGGAATCCCGCTGCGGCTGCGCTCAATGAATTTAAGAAAAAATTTACGTCCGTCTATGAATCCCAGGAAATTCCTTTGGTTCAGATCCTTGATCCGGATACAGGAATCGGGTTTCCCGTCAACAAAGGAATAGGAACCCATTATAATGATGTACTGATTGATAAAATCGCAACTGCTGATATCATTGCCAAAGACAATAAAGTATGGGCCCCCTCCTGGCTTATTGAGCTTATTGAAAAATCAAAGCCCGGTGAACCAATAGATTTAGCCCTCGCTTCTGTTCCCAAACAGGAAAATCCGGCTTCTCTTCCCCCTACTTTTTATGCTATGGGAAATGTACTGGAACGCCAGCAGTTCTTTCTACAAAGTGCAGGCGGCACTTCTGCCAAAACATTGCTGGGAAGGTTTACTCATCTTGACTGCGAAATTCAAAAACTATATGACGACATCTCTGTTTTCGAAAAAGCCCATAATCCGGAGATCATAACCGCCAATATTATTTTTATTCCCAGAGGAAAAGCGGCTAACGTAACACGTCCCATGAATACTTCGGAATATGAGATCAATATTATCGGGGAAAGCCTTGCTGAGAACACCAAAATCAGGATAGAAGACCTGCTGGTTTCTATTGTGGGTGATGAAATTATACTGCGCTCTGAAAAACTGGATAAACGGATTGTTCCCGTCCTGTCCAATGCTCATAATTTTCATCATTCGGATACGGTAGTCTATAAATTCCTGGCTTCCCTGCAGCATCAGCATGCTTCTCCCATCGGATTGAATATTGACTGTGTTAAAAGCAGAAAACCGTATATCCCCCGGATCATTTATGGCAATATCATTTTGCAGCGGGCTACCTGGATCCTTTTTGAAACGGATATACGTGCCATCAACAGCAGTAAAAACCCGGTTTCGGCATTAATGGATATTCTCAGAAAACTGAAAACCTCTCAATTTGTAGTGTTTGTAAAAGGCGATCATGAACTTTTTATTGATACTCATAATGCGTCTTATGTTGAAATATTGGCTGACGAAATAAAAAAATCCGAAACTGCCACATTGTGTGAATGGCTTTTTCAGAAGCCTACGGATCAGAATTCCTATATCAATCAGGTGCTCATTCCTTTTAAAAATCCGGGTGCCGGGAAAATCAATCCGGTCTTGAAAATCCACAGTTCCGATATTCAAAAGACATTTTTGCCCGGAAGTAAATGGTTCTATTTTAAGATCTACTGCAGTGCTACTTTTTCTGATATCCTGCTGTCACAGGTTATAGCTCCGCTTTTAGACCAGTGGATGGAGGCAAAAATTATTGAAAAAGGATTTTTTATCCGGTATCAGGATCCTGATTATCATATCAGGCTCCGGCTGTTATTGAGTGATGAGCAATATTTTGCTTCTACCGTGGTTTCCATTCACAGCAGGCTTAAACCGTTCGTGGAACAGAATATTATTCAGAAAACCAAATTTTCCACTTATATCCGGGAAACGGAACGCTATGGAAGCCGGCATATGGAGGATATAGAAAGTTTCTTCGCCTATGACAGCCAGCTGGTCTTTACGATGCTGGCTCATGAGGATTTCACCGAAGATATTCAGCTGAGAACTTTGCTGGCCGTAAAAAATATTGACTTTCTGCTTTCTCATTTTAAGCTGACCGCTCAGGAAAAATTAGACTTCTGTAAAAAAATGGAACAATATTTTGAAAGGGAATTCCGTAAAGAAGAAAAATTTAATATTTACAATGAATACAGAAATATATCCTCAGCCCTGTATTCTATCATGGAAAGCTCTGATTATGACTCTTTTTTTTGGGAAAGGAGTATGGCATTGCAGCCTCTGGATTTAGGAACGTCCAATATCACCAGTATCATTCATATGAGTACAAACAGATGGTTTCCTGCGAAACAGCGTTTATATGAATATCTTATTTATATTTTTGCGGGTAAATATTATCAACGCATCCAATCCAAAAATTCATGA